One genomic region from Sphingobacterium sp. UGAL515B_05 encodes:
- a CDS encoding TonB-dependent receptor, which translates to MKNIMRYGAIVVAQMAFTHVLYAQGTLTGKVVDNKNQPISGVTIQVNGKNEGASSQNGDFSIHAKSGDNIVFRSVEYQQKEVRVSTLAFLRVELLPKQEALDEVVVIGYGSQKRTNLIAPVSKFNAENLDERPIARVDQALIGQMSGVRVKQSTGVPGKGLSVQVRGSGSITAGSEPLYVIDGFPLSTASQNGSGNYASGNPLDNMNPNDIESVEVLKDASAAAIYGSRAANGVVLITTKRGKSGQAKVSLNSYIGISEAYKKLDMLNGEEWIDRAVEMINAQWEASGTGRLASQSNAERRKILGLAEGTYNTSYMYDDRWLEPGRPGLYLINWQDEAYRKGVIQNYQVAASGATEFVNYYVSGNYLNQQGIVKGLDYKNYTARANVEVKPNKKFAFGLNLAPTYSIGNDPGVEGKDNIMHQIYSMSPVQDHPAGTVNVFDNEKYPWSTSTNDPIAKLNYYIGENKISRLLGTVYGQYNILDNFNFKTTVNLDQTDSRSNRFQPYTVGGTLANRTNNPNQATYGSNSVYRKQTFVNENTLNYHLNFDKHDITALLGQAYNFDKLETSSITSQGGYTNSSITTLNGAVATVASTGATQSVLLSYFGRVQYAYDGKYLLSGSIRRDGSSRFGSNTKWGWFPSLSMGWRLSQERFMKPVTFINELKLRGSYGESGNNNIGDYSSIALLGFYNYSSNGLSVSGQAPSNIINPDLRWEKSRTYDVGLDFGLLGSRITGSFDWYTRKSSDLLLNVPSMLSTGFSSYLDNAGEVKSKGWDLEIISHQVRKADFSWSTSFNISHNSNKVTKLDGEQKEILIPSSFDIQHSLLRIGEPMYSIYVVKQDGILTQADIDAGAALYGSQKAGDPKYVDANGDGVIDANDRVIVGHPNPSYVWGITNNFKYKNFDLSFMFQGQNGGHIYSLLGRALGRTGQGSSDNALGFYRDRWRSEEDPGEGRVGKAYSTFGRIKNTDWLYSSDYWRLRNVTLGYNIKDLKLGSQSKLSLVRLFVTLENFWGKDKYDGGVNPESSNTNLSGSSDYPEAGDYGGLAIPKTMTFGLNVNF; encoded by the coding sequence ATGAAAAACATAATGCGATATGGAGCCATTGTTGTGGCTCAAATGGCTTTTACACATGTATTGTACGCACAGGGGACACTGACGGGAAAAGTTGTTGATAATAAAAATCAGCCGATCAGTGGTGTTACAATCCAGGTAAATGGCAAAAATGAAGGGGCAAGCAGTCAAAATGGTGATTTCAGTATTCATGCAAAATCTGGTGACAATATTGTATTTCGTTCTGTGGAATACCAGCAGAAAGAAGTCCGCGTATCAACATTAGCATTTCTACGTGTCGAGTTGTTGCCGAAACAAGAAGCATTGGATGAGGTTGTCGTCATTGGCTATGGATCCCAAAAACGAACTAACCTTATAGCTCCGGTTTCAAAGTTTAATGCTGAGAATCTCGATGAGCGCCCTATTGCACGGGTTGATCAAGCCCTGATCGGACAGATGTCCGGTGTACGGGTTAAGCAATCTACAGGTGTTCCCGGAAAAGGGTTAAGTGTTCAGGTCAGGGGATCGGGCTCTATTACCGCTGGGAGTGAACCCTTGTATGTCATTGACGGTTTCCCACTGTCAACGGCCTCACAAAACGGCTCGGGAAACTATGCCTCAGGAAATCCGCTGGATAATATGAACCCAAACGATATTGAATCTGTGGAAGTCCTAAAAGATGCATCTGCAGCTGCAATTTATGGATCCCGGGCAGCAAACGGAGTTGTTTTGATCACCACAAAACGCGGAAAGAGCGGCCAGGCTAAAGTAAGTCTCAATTCATACATAGGCATTTCCGAGGCTTATAAAAAATTGGATATGTTAAATGGTGAAGAGTGGATAGATAGAGCGGTGGAGATGATCAATGCACAATGGGAAGCCTCGGGTACCGGAAGGCTGGCAAGCCAAAGCAATGCCGAACGACGGAAAATATTGGGACTCGCCGAGGGGACATATAATACATCTTATATGTATGATGACCGTTGGTTGGAACCCGGACGTCCCGGGCTTTACCTTATCAATTGGCAAGACGAAGCGTATCGAAAAGGAGTGATCCAAAACTACCAGGTTGCGGCTTCGGGAGCGACAGAATTTGTCAATTATTATGTCTCGGGGAATTATCTCAATCAACAAGGTATTGTGAAAGGCTTGGATTATAAAAACTATACTGCCAGAGCTAACGTTGAAGTAAAACCGAATAAAAAATTCGCATTTGGTTTAAACCTAGCACCTACCTATTCTATCGGAAATGACCCCGGAGTGGAAGGAAAGGATAATATCATGCATCAGATTTATTCGATGTCACCTGTTCAGGACCATCCTGCTGGAACAGTAAACGTTTTTGACAATGAAAAATATCCTTGGAGTACTTCAACAAATGATCCCATTGCCAAATTGAATTATTATATCGGGGAAAACAAAATTTCACGTTTACTGGGGACAGTTTACGGACAGTACAATATTCTTGATAACTTCAATTTTAAGACTACAGTTAATTTGGATCAAACCGATAGCAGAAGTAATAGATTTCAGCCCTACACTGTAGGCGGAACTTTGGCTAACCGAACCAACAATCCGAATCAAGCTACCTATGGCTCCAACAGTGTGTATCGAAAGCAAACTTTTGTAAACGAGAATACGTTAAATTATCATCTCAATTTTGACAAACATGATATTACCGCTTTGCTGGGGCAAGCCTATAATTTTGATAAACTTGAAACTTCTTCCATCACCTCGCAGGGAGGTTATACCAATAGTTCGATAACAACTTTGAACGGTGCCGTTGCTACAGTTGCCTCAACAGGCGCAACGCAAAGTGTCTTGCTTTCTTATTTTGGGCGTGTGCAATATGCCTATGACGGTAAGTATTTGCTTTCTGGAAGTATTCGTCGGGACGGCTCATCGCGTTTTGGATCCAATACAAAATGGGGTTGGTTCCCATCATTGTCCATGGGCTGGCGTCTGTCACAGGAGCGTTTTATGAAACCAGTTACCTTTATCAATGAGCTGAAATTACGCGGAAGCTATGGTGAATCAGGGAATAACAATATAGGTGATTACAGTAGCATTGCCTTGTTGGGCTTTTACAATTATTCGTCAAATGGCCTTTCCGTTTCTGGACAGGCACCAAGCAATATCATTAATCCGGATCTAAGATGGGAAAAATCGCGGACTTATGATGTGGGATTGGATTTTGGCCTTTTGGGTTCCCGCATTACAGGATCATTTGACTGGTATACCCGGAAGAGCAGTGATTTATTGCTAAATGTTCCTTCCATGCTTTCGACAGGTTTTTCTTCCTATTTGGATAATGCAGGAGAGGTTAAAAGTAAAGGCTGGGATTTAGAGATCATTTCCCATCAGGTCAGAAAAGCAGATTTTTCATGGTCTACCTCTTTTAATATTAGTCATAATTCCAATAAAGTAACAAAACTTGATGGTGAGCAAAAGGAGATTTTAATACCGTCCTCATTTGATATCCAGCATAGTCTTCTACGGATTGGCGAGCCGATGTATAGTATTTATGTCGTTAAACAAGACGGTATATTGACTCAAGCAGACATTGATGCTGGGGCTGCGTTGTATGGTAGCCAAAAGGCAGGCGATCCAAAATATGTGGATGCCAATGGAGATGGTGTGATTGATGCGAATGACCGTGTGATTGTGGGGCATCCAAACCCAAGTTATGTATGGGGGATAACCAACAACTTTAAGTATAAAAATTTTGATTTGAGTTTTATGTTCCAAGGCCAGAATGGTGGTCATATCTATTCTTTATTAGGACGTGCCTTGGGACGTACCGGTCAAGGATCATCAGACAATGCGCTTGGATTTTATCGGGATAGATGGCGTTCAGAAGAGGATCCTGGAGAAGGTCGTGTTGGAAAAGCTTATTCAACGTTTGGACGGATTAAAAATACAGATTGGCTGTATTCGTCGGATTATTGGCGTTTACGCAACGTCACGCTTGGTTATAATATCAAAGACCTGAAATTGGGGAGTCAGTCCAAGCTTAGTTTAGTCCGTTTATTCGTGACATTGGAGAATTTTTGGGGAAAGGACAAATATGATGGGGGTGTAAATCCGGAATCTTCAAACACAAATCTAAGCGGAAGCTCTGATTATCCCGAGGCGGGTGATTATGGAGGCCTGGCAATTCCAAAGACAATGACATTTGGTTTAAACGTAAATTTTTAG